The sequence ATCTCGATCTGACCGATGCTCTTGCCCGGGATGCGCGCCTCGTTGGCGATCGCCCCCACGACGTCCATCGGCCGGATGCCGTCCTTCCGGCCGAGGTTGAGGAAGAGCCGTGCCATGCCCGCCTCGGTCGATCCCCCGCCGGTGGGGATCTCCTCCTGCTCGGCCACGCCACGATCGCGCATGAGCATCCGGATCGCCGCCGCGGCGATCTCCGAGGGGTCGTAGTAGGCGGCGAGTTCGTCGACGACCATCATGGCAGCCTCGAGGTCGTTGGCCTCGATGACCTCCGCCAGCGACTCGCCCAGCAGCTCACGCTGGCGGGCAGCGACCTCCTCCGGCGTCGGTACGCCGCGGCGCGTCATGCGCACGCCGGTCGCCCGCTCGATCTCCCGCAGCAGCCGCCGCTCCCGTGGGGTGACCAGGGTGATCGCCGCCCCGGCGCGGCCGGCGCGACCGGTCCGGCCGATACGGTGGACGTAGCTCTCCGGGTCGCCGGGGATGTCGTAGTTGATGACGTGGGTAATACCCTCGACATCGAGCCCGCGGGCGGCCACGTCGGTGGCGATCAAGAGTTCCGCCTGGCCGGAGCGGAAGCGGGCCATCACGCGATCCCGCTGGACCTGCGACAGGTCGCCGTGGAGCGCCTCGGCGGCGTAGCCGAGCGACTGGAGTTGCTGCGTCAGTTCATCCACCCCGCGCTTGGTACGGCAGAAGATGATGGCGGAGGGCGGCGTCTCCATGTCGAGGATCCGGGTGAGGGCCTCGACCTTCGCCCGCTGCACGACCTCGACGTAGGTCTGCTCGATCTGGGGAACGGTGACGCGCTCCGGCTCGACGGCGACCCGTGCCGGGTCACGCAGGTAGCGCCGCGCCAGTGCCGCGACCCGATCCGGGATGGTGGCGGAGAAGAGCGCGGTCTGCCGCTCGGCCGGGACATGGTCGAGGATCCACTCGACATCCTCGATGAAGCCCATATCGAGCATCTCGTCGGCCTCGTCGATGACGACGGTTGACACGTTGCTGAGGTCCAGCGTCTCGCGGCGGATGTGGTCCATCACCCGCCCGGGCGTGCCGACGACCACCTCCACCGGGTGGCGCAGGGCGCGGAGCTGGCGCTCGATCGGCTGCCCGCCGTAGACGGCGAGGACGCGCGTGTCGCGCACGCGGCCGAGCTGGTGGAAGGTCTGTGCCACCTGCACTGCCAGCTCCCGGGTCGGCGCGAGCACCAGCGCCTGCGGGCGGCGGCCGTTGGGCTGGAGCCGCTCGATAATCGGCAGGGCGAAGGCGGCCGTCTTCCCGGTGCCGGTCTGCGCCTGCGCGATCAGATCGCGGCCGGACAGGAGCAGCGGGATCGCCTCTCGCTGAATCGGGGTCGGTTCCTCGAACCCCACTGCGTCAATTGCCTTCAGGACCGGCTCACTGAGGCCGAGGTCCGCAAATCCCTCCATCGCTCCGGTTCCCTCCCGATCAGATTCGGCCGCCATCCGGCCGTCCACCCGCCACGATCTGTCTCACCCGGCAGCACACGCCGCCCGGCCTCTCATCACGCAACCGGCGTACCGTCCCCCGTCAGGTGGCACGAACGTTTGCATGTAGCCCTTTCTCCCCTCTCCCATTGTGGCAAAGGGGTAGGGGTGAGGGGGAAAAGCTGCTCATTCCCCCGTCCTTGACCGGCCGGGCAGGCCGCACGAGAATGGGGATACCGGGCTGCGAGTTTGCAGCGATCCGTTTCCCCTAAGTGATCGGAGGGCCGCCGATGGCCGGCGATCTCCACCTCGACTCCGCGGCACACGAGGACGCTATCGTCTGGGAGCCGTCGCCCGCCGACCTGGAGCGCAGCCGCCTACTGCGCTTCATCCGTGAGCACGGGCTGTCCGACTACGAGGCACTGCTGGCGCGGGCTGTGGAGGACCCTGCCTGGTACTGGGATGCGGTGGTGCGGCACCTCGAGTTGGAGTGGTACACGCCCTACGATCAGGTGCTCGATCTGAGCCGCGGGCTCCCCTGGCCGCGCTGGTTCGTCAACGGCCGGTACAACTACGTGCATGACGCGGTCGACAAGCGTGCGACCGGACCGGATCGCGACCGTATCGCCGTCGTCTGGGAGGGGGACGGCGGGGCGGTCCGGCGCCTCACCTTCGGCGAACTCGCGGCCGAGACGAACCGGCTGGCGCACGCCCTGCGTGCGCTGGGCATCGGCAAGGGGGACCGGGTCGGGATCTTCCTGCCAATGATGCCCGAGACGGCGATCGCTACGCTGGCCTGCAGCAAGATCGGCGCGGTCTTCATCCCGATCTTCTCCGGCTACGGTGCCGAGGCGGCCGCGACACGCCTGACCGACTGCGATGCCCGCCTGCTCATCACCGCCGATGCGTTCTACCGCCGCGGGAGCGTCGTCCCGCTGAAGGCCACGGCCGATGCCGCGGCTGACCGGTCCCCGACCGTCGAGCGCCTGCTGGTCTACCGCCACGTCGGGGCGGATGTCCCCTGGAACCCGGAGCGTGACGTCTGGTGGCATGAGGCGGTCGCAGACCAGCCGGACCACTACGACACCGAGCGGACAGCGGGCGACGACCCGTACATGATCATCTACACCTCGGGCACGACCGGTCGACCGAAGGGCGCGGTGCACACCCACGCCGGGTTCCCGATCAAGGCGGCGCACGACCTCGCCTTCTGCTTCGATCTCCAACCCGACGACACGCTGTTCTGGATCACCGACCTCGGCTGGATGATGGGGCCGTGGGCCATCGAGGGGACGCTAATGCTGGGCGCCACGCTCCTCCTCTACGAAGGCACGCCCGACTACCCCGAGCCGGACCGCCTGTGGCAGGTCGTCGAGCGGCACGGCGCGACCGTGCTCGGCGTCTCGCCGACCGCGGTGCGGGCGCTGATGAGCCGGGGCGACGAGTGGGCCACGCGGCACCCGATGCCGACGCTCCGCGCCTTCGGCTCCACCGGCGAGCCATGGAACCCCGGCCCCTGGCGCTGGCTGTTCACCGTGCCGGGGCAGAGCCGCCGGCCGATCCTGAACTATTCCGGCGGGACCGAGATCTCCGGCGGCATCGTCGGCTGCGTGACGATCAAGCCGCAGAAGCCTTGCGCCTTCACCGGTCCGGTTCCGGGCATGGCGGCCGACGTGGTCGACGCCGATGGGCGGTCGGTGCGCGGCGAGGTGGGGGAGCTGGTCATCCGCGGCCCGTGGGTCGGGATGACCAACGGCTTCTGGCGCGATCCGGACCGCTACCTCGCGACCTACTGGTCACGCTGGCCCGACGTCTGGGTCCACGGCGACTGGGCCGAGGTGGACGCCGACGGCTTCTGGTACATCCTCGGCCGCTCCGACGATACGATCAAGGTAGCAGGCAAGCGGGTCGGACCGGCGGAAGTCGAGTCGGCCGCGGTGGCGCATCCGGCGGTGCAGGAGGCGGCCGCTATCGGCGTGCCCGACCCGGTCAAGGGCGAGGCGGTCGTCATCTTCGCCATCCTCCGTCCCGGCTATACCCCGGGAGACGACCTGCGGGAGGAGATCCGCGACGTAGTGACCCAGCGCCTGGGTCGCCCGCTGCGCCCGGCCGACATCCGCTTCGTCAGCGACTTGCCGCGCACGCGCAACGCCAAGATCATGCGCCGCGTGATCCGCGCCAAGTACACCGGCCAGGAGAACCTGGGCGACCTCTCGGCGTTGGAGAACCCGGCCGCGGTCGAGGAGATCGGCCGGGTGGGGTGAGGAGTAGTGCGTCATGCGTCATCCGTGTTGCGTGTTCCGTGCCGCTCCCCTCTCCCCTGGTGTGAGGGGGGGTCGGGGGTGAGGGGGACGTATCACGCATGACGCATGACGCGTGACGAATCCATCCCGAGGAGCGCCATGACCGCACACGAGCCGACATTCTCGCGGAAGCCGCCGACCGGCTTCCTTCGCTTCTTCCTGAAGCAGCTACCGCGGCTGTACCGTGGGCCGCTGTCCGAGTTGTTCCGCTGGCGCTGCGTGATGCTCCTGACCACGACCGGCCGCAAGAGCGGGTTGCCCCGCACCACCGGTGTCAGCTTCATGCCGCTCGGCGACCGCTACGTCATCTTCTCCGGCTGGGGTGTCCGCTCGAACTGGTATAAGAACCTGCGTGCCAACCCGGAGGTCATCATCCAGGTGGGGCGCCGTCGGATGCGGGCCACCGCCCGGCTGGTCGAGGATCCCGAGCGACGCCGGGATTTGATGCTGATGATGCAGCAGCGCTCGGCCCATTGCGGACCGCCCCGCTTCATGCGCCCGCTCCTGCGGCTCACGCGCACCTTCGACTACGATGCGGAGATCCGCATGGCCGTCGAGCAGGCCGGTAAACTCCCAGTCATCGAGTTGTTCCCCCACGGCGAGGTGTGACGCCGGGCCATTCGGCGGGAGCCGCGGGCGGTCCGTGCCCGGGGGTAAACCCCCGGGCTGACACGGCGAAGCCCACTGAAGGGGCTGGGGACGTAGTGCCCGGTGGGAAGCCGAGTCGGATACGCCTAGATGTCGCCATCACAGCCCCTTCAGTGGGCTTACCTAAATGTGCAGCCCGGCGGCTTTAGCCCCGGGCACCGACTGGGTTGTGGACACCTTATCGCCAGGCGTTGGCTCTCATCCGCCATCAGTTGGTTTCAGCGGGCTTTGCCTTGTCAGCCCAGCGGCTCCATCCGAGTCGAAGGACCTCTTCGCGTGGTGGCCGTCACTACGCGAGATCCTTCGCTCCGCTCAGAATGACAGGGATGGGAATGCGGACGATCCCGTATTCCGAACATGGAATCGCCCGCACTTGGGATGACACGTTCCCACCACCCGGCGTCTTTCACCCGTTGACGTAGGCAGCGAGGTGTTGGCCGGTCAGCGTGGTGGGGGCGGCGACCAGGTCGGCCGGCGTGCCCTCGAAGACGATCCGGCCGCCGTCGTGGCCGGCGCCAGGGCCGAGGTCGACGACGTAGTCGGCGATCGCGATCGTCTCCGGCTCGTGCTCCACGACGAGCACCGTGTTGCCCTTGTCGCGCAGCCGGAGCAGCAGGTCGTTCATCCGCTGGATGTCATGCGGGTGCATGCCCGTGGTGGGCTCGTCGAAGACGTAGGTGACATCGGTCAGCGGCGACCCGAGGTGGCGGACCATCTTGACGCGCTGCGCCTCGCCTCCGGACAGCGTGCCGGACGACCGGTCGAGCGAGAGGTAGCCCAGCCCGATCTCCACGAACGAGTCCAGCACGTGCTGCAGCTTGGCGAGGAGCGGCGCGACCGACGGTTCATCGAGGCTGCGGACCCATTCGGCCAGGTCGCTGACCTGCATCGCGCAGGCGTCGGCGATGCTGATGCCCTTGATCTTCGACGACCGGGCCCGCTCGTTGAGCCGCGTGCCGCCGCAATCGGGACAGGTGGTGAAGGTGATCGCCCGATCCACGAATGCCCGGATGTGCGGCTGCATCGCCTCCCGGTCCTTGGAGAGGAACGACTTCTGGATCCGCGGGATTAGCCCCTCGTAGGTGACGTTGATGCCGTCGACTTTGATCCGGGTCGGGGGCTTGTAGAGGAGGTCGTTCAGTTCCTGCTCGGTGAACTCGCGGATCGGCTTGTCCGGGTCGAAGAAGCCGCAGCCGCGGAAGATGCGCCCGTACCAGCCGTCCATGCTGTAGCCGGGGATCTTGAGCGCTCCCTCGTTCAGCGACTTATCAGCGTCGTACAGCGCGGTGAGGTCGAAGTCGGTCACGCGGCCCATCCCCTCGCAGCGGGGGCACATCCCGCCGTAGAGGGTGACTGTCCGCTCCTCGGTCTTCCCGCTGCCGGGACCGCGCTCGACGGTGATGGCGCCGCTGGCCTGCCCGGCGGCGATGTTGAAGGAGAACGCGGTGGACGGGCCGATGTACGGCTGCCCAAGCCGGCTGAAGAGGATGCGCAGCAGGGCGTTGGCGTCGGTGACGGTGCCGACGGTCGAGCGCGGATTGGCGCCGATCCGCTCCTGATCGACGATGATCGCGGTCGTCAGTCCTTCAAGGACGTCGACGTCGGGGCGGGGAATGTTCGGCATAAAGCCCTGGATGAAGGCGCTGTACGTCTCGTTGATGAGCCGTTGCGACTCGGCGGCAATCGTGCCGAAGACGAGGCTCGACTTCCCGGAGCCGGAGACCCCGGTGAAAACGGTGAGGCGCCGCTTCGGGATATCGATGTCGATGTTCTTGAGGTTGTTCTCGCGGGCGCCACGTACCCGGATGACGTCGTGGCTATCGGCGATGTGCCGCGTAGGCGACGACGTGTCCGGCCTCGGGGTGGGGGGCATCGTTCCTCCAATCAGCAGGCGGAGCCGTCACAGGCTCCGCCGTTGTTGCGTCGCTCGAACTGGAAGCCAGGTTTGGTCTTGGGAACTCGCCCGGCAGCGCGGTCGCGGGGATGCCGCGCCGCGCGTGCCGATCACGCGGGAGCGTCGGCGAGATCAGCTCTCAACTCACCGCCTTCTTCACCAGCTCGCGGATTCGCTCCTCGTCGGCGGGAGTCAACTCCTTCAGTGCGTAGGCGGTCGGCCACATGGTGCCGTCATCGAGGTTCGCCGAGTCGTTGAAGCCGAGGGTGGCGTACCGCGTCTTGAACTTGCCCGCGCTCTGGAAGAAGCAGACGACGCTGCCGTTCTTGGCGTATGCCGGCATCCCGTACCAGGTTCGCGGCGTGAGGTCCGGCGCGCTCTCCTTGATGATGGCGTGGATCCGCTCGGCCATGGAGCGATCCGGTTCGTCCATCTCGGCGATCTTCTCGAGCACGTCGCGCTCCCCGTCCGCCTTGCTGGCGCGCCTGCTGCGGCGTTGCTCCTTGGCGCGCTCCCGCATGGCGGCGCGTTCCTCCTCGGTGAACGTCTGAGCCTCCGCGTCGGTCGCGGCGGTGTTCTCGGCGTTCGTCCGTGAGTCGGCCATTGCAGGGCTCCTCTCTGCTGTCGCGAATCGGCTCGATACGTCCAGGTGATGGCGGTGGCCGCCGTGCCGGATACCGCCCGGCTAGTCCCCGGTCACGATGCTCTGCAACTGATCCAGCATCATCTGCCAGCTATACCGGGCTCCGCCGATCTCCTGCTTGGCTTCGGGTC is a genomic window of Sphaerobacter thermophilus DSM 20745 containing:
- a CDS encoding AMP-binding protein, with the protein product MAGDLHLDSAAHEDAIVWEPSPADLERSRLLRFIREHGLSDYEALLARAVEDPAWYWDAVVRHLELEWYTPYDQVLDLSRGLPWPRWFVNGRYNYVHDAVDKRATGPDRDRIAVVWEGDGGAVRRLTFGELAAETNRLAHALRALGIGKGDRVGIFLPMMPETAIATLACSKIGAVFIPIFSGYGAEAAATRLTDCDARLLITADAFYRRGSVVPLKATADAAADRSPTVERLLVYRHVGADVPWNPERDVWWHEAVADQPDHYDTERTAGDDPYMIIYTSGTTGRPKGAVHTHAGFPIKAAHDLAFCFDLQPDDTLFWITDLGWMMGPWAIEGTLMLGATLLLYEGTPDYPEPDRLWQVVERHGATVLGVSPTAVRALMSRGDEWATRHPMPTLRAFGSTGEPWNPGPWRWLFTVPGQSRRPILNYSGGTEISGGIVGCVTIKPQKPCAFTGPVPGMAADVVDADGRSVRGEVGELVIRGPWVGMTNGFWRDPDRYLATYWSRWPDVWVHGDWAEVDADGFWYILGRSDDTIKVAGKRVGPAEVESAAVAHPAVQEAAAIGVPDPVKGEAVVIFAILRPGYTPGDDLREEIRDVVTQRLGRPLRPADIRFVSDLPRTRNAKIMRRVIRAKYTGQENLGDLSALENPAAVEEIGRVG
- a CDS encoding iron chaperone, with translation MADSRTNAENTAATDAEAQTFTEEERAAMRERAKEQRRSRRASKADGERDVLEKIAEMDEPDRSMAERIHAIIKESAPDLTPRTWYGMPAYAKNGSVVCFFQSAGKFKTRYATLGFNDSANLDDGTMWPTAYALKELTPADEERIRELVKKAVS
- a CDS encoding DEAD/DEAH box helicase; protein product: MEGFADLGLSEPVLKAIDAVGFEEPTPIQREAIPLLLSGRDLIAQAQTGTGKTAAFALPIIERLQPNGRRPQALVLAPTRELAVQVAQTFHQLGRVRDTRVLAVYGGQPIERQLRALRHPVEVVVGTPGRVMDHIRRETLDLSNVSTVVIDEADEMLDMGFIEDVEWILDHVPAERQTALFSATIPDRVAALARRYLRDPARVAVEPERVTVPQIEQTYVEVVQRAKVEALTRILDMETPPSAIIFCRTKRGVDELTQQLQSLGYAAEALHGDLSQVQRDRVMARFRSGQAELLIATDVAARGLDVEGITHVINYDIPGDPESYVHRIGRTGRAGRAGAAITLVTPRERRLLREIERATGVRMTRRGVPTPEEVAARQRELLGESLAEVIEANDLEAAMMVVDELAAYYDPSEIAAAAIRMLMRDRGVAEQEEIPTGGGSTEAGMARLFLNLGRKDGIRPMDVVGAIANEARIPGKSIGQIEIMDRYTFVDVPEQVVDRVIQALGRTQLRGRPVRVEIARPRGAGV
- a CDS encoding nitroreductase family deazaflavin-dependent oxidoreductase, whose amino-acid sequence is MTAHEPTFSRKPPTGFLRFFLKQLPRLYRGPLSELFRWRCVMLLTTTGRKSGLPRTTGVSFMPLGDRYVIFSGWGVRSNWYKNLRANPEVIIQVGRRRMRATARLVEDPERRRDLMLMMQQRSAHCGPPRFMRPLLRLTRTFDYDAEIRMAVEQAGKLPVIELFPHGEV